From Thermoanaerobacter uzonensis DSM 18761, a single genomic window includes:
- a CDS encoding glucose-6-phosphate isomerase, with protein sequence MRKLIGFDYSKALQFVSEKEIEYMERHAKLSLDMVLNKNAQGNDFLGWVSLPKDYDKAEFEHIKKAAEKIQSDSDVLVVIGIGGSYLGARAAIEMLSHSFYNLLPKGKRNTPEIYFAGNSISSTYLSDLLELIEGKDVSINVISKSGTTTEPAIAFRVFRDFLEKKYGKEGAKSRIYVTTDRAKGALKKLADEEGYETFVIPDDVGGRYSVLTAVGLLPIAVAGISIDDMMQGAYDASTVYTKDNLNENISMQYAILRNILYRKGKAIEILVNYEPKLHYFSEWWKQLFGESEGKDNKGIYPASVDFTTDLHSMGQFIQEGSRNIFETVLNVEKPVKDIVINEDKDNIDGLNFLAGKTIDFVNKKAFEGTLLAHTDGNVPNFVVNIPEISPYYFGNLVYFFEMACAISGYINGVNPFDQPGVEAYKKNMFALLGKPGYEKEKELLEKRLGK encoded by the coding sequence ATGAGGAAATTGATAGGTTTTGATTATTCAAAAGCATTGCAATTTGTAAGTGAAAAAGAAATTGAATATATGGAAAGGCATGCAAAGTTATCTCTTGATATGGTGCTTAATAAAAATGCTCAAGGGAATGACTTTTTAGGATGGGTAAGTCTTCCCAAAGATTATGATAAGGCAGAGTTTGAACACATTAAAAAAGCAGCAGAGAAGATTCAATCAGATTCTGATGTGCTTGTAGTTATAGGTATAGGTGGGTCTTATTTAGGGGCAAGAGCGGCAATTGAAATGCTTTCTCATTCCTTCTATAATTTATTGCCAAAAGGTAAGAGGAATACGCCGGAGATTTATTTTGCTGGAAACAGCATAAGTTCTACATATTTAAGTGATTTACTTGAACTTATAGAAGGCAAAGATGTTTCTATAAATGTAATATCTAAATCTGGTACTACCACAGAGCCTGCGATAGCTTTTAGGGTTTTTAGAGATTTCCTTGAGAAAAAATATGGAAAAGAAGGGGCTAAATCGAGAATATATGTGACAACAGATAGAGCGAAAGGAGCTTTAAAAAAATTAGCTGATGAAGAAGGATATGAAACATTTGTAATTCCTGATGATGTTGGAGGAAGATACTCAGTTTTGACAGCTGTAGGCCTTCTACCAATAGCAGTAGCAGGCATTAGCATAGACGATATGATGCAAGGTGCTTACGATGCTTCAACAGTCTATACTAAAGACAACCTTAATGAAAATATAAGCATGCAGTATGCAATTTTGAGAAATATTTTGTACAGAAAAGGCAAAGCTATAGAAATACTTGTAAATTATGAGCCAAAGCTTCACTATTTCTCTGAATGGTGGAAACAGCTTTTTGGAGAAAGTGAAGGTAAAGACAATAAGGGAATTTATCCTGCTTCAGTAGATTTTACGACAGATTTACACTCAATGGGGCAGTTTATACAAGAGGGAAGCAGAAATATTTTTGAAACAGTTTTAAATGTTGAAAAACCTGTTAAAGATATAGTTATAAATGAAGACAAGGACAATATAGATGGGCTTAACTTTTTAGCAGGAAAAACTATAGATTTTGTCAATAAAAAGGCTTTTGAAGGTACATTATTGGCTCATACAGATGGAAATGTTCCTAACTTCGTGGTAAATATTCCGGAAATATCACCTTATTACTTTGGTAATTTGGTATATTTCTTTGAAATGGCTTGTGCTATAAGCGGATATATAAATGGGGTTAATCCATTTGACCAACCAGGAGTAGAGGCTTACAAGAAAAATATGTTTGCACTTTTAGGAAAACCAGGATATGAAAAAGAAAAAGAATTGTTAGAAAAAAGATTGGGAAAATAA